In Methanobacterium bryantii, the following proteins share a genomic window:
- a CDS encoding OBG GTPase family GTP-binding protein: MALEDRIKQIEDEIKKTPYNKATSHHIGKLKAKLSQLKEESIKRSSKGTKGSGFHVKKSGDATVVLVGFPSVGKSTILNDITNAESKIGAYEFTTLEIVPGVMEYEGAKIQIFDIPGIITGASKGKGRGREILSVARNADLILIILDVFNPQHIAVISDELRNIGIRPNETRSDVTVKPKKMGGLTVSSTVKLTHIDEKTIRSVLNEYGIHSADVLIRDDVTVDQFIDSMDVSCRYIPMLEVVNKIDLIDEDYFNEVKSQMPDAIFISANKQINVEELKREIFNKLALIRIYLKPQGRKADYEEPLIVRKGSTVKDVAGKLHREFVRNFRHAKVWGSSVKFEGQKVGLDHVMNDGDVLRIIVKKK, encoded by the coding sequence ATGGCTCTTGAAGATAGAATTAAACAGATTGAGGATGAAATTAAGAAAACGCCGTATAATAAGGCGACTTCACATCATATAGGTAAGCTTAAAGCTAAATTATCTCAGCTTAAGGAGGAATCTATAAAGAGAAGCAGTAAAGGAACCAAAGGGTCAGGTTTCCATGTGAAAAAAAGTGGAGACGCGACAGTGGTACTGGTAGGATTCCCATCGGTTGGAAAATCAACCATTTTAAACGATATTACAAATGCTGAATCTAAAATTGGAGCATATGAATTTACAACATTAGAAATAGTTCCAGGCGTTATGGAGTATGAAGGCGCTAAAATTCAGATATTTGATATTCCTGGAATAATAACAGGTGCTTCTAAAGGAAAAGGGCGTGGAAGGGAAATTCTTTCAGTTGCAAGAAACGCTGATCTGATACTTATAATACTCGATGTTTTTAACCCCCAGCATATAGCTGTTATATCCGATGAACTTAGAAATATAGGGATAAGGCCTAATGAAACCCGATCGGATGTCACTGTAAAACCAAAGAAAATGGGAGGGCTGACAGTTTCTTCTACTGTTAAACTTACACACATAGATGAAAAAACCATAAGATCGGTGCTGAATGAGTATGGAATTCACAGTGCGGATGTCCTTATAAGGGATGATGTAACTGTAGACCAGTTTATCGATAGTATGGATGTAAGCTGCCGTTATATCCCAATGTTAGAAGTTGTAAATAAGATAGATTTAATTGATGAAGATTATTTTAATGAAGTTAAGTCGCAGATGCCGGATGCAATATTTATATCTGCAAACAAGCAAATTAATGTTGAAGAACTTAAAAGAGAAATTTTTAATAAGTTAGCTCTTATCCGTATTTATTTAAAACCTCAAGGCAGAAAAGCAGATTATGAAGAACCACTTATTGTGAGGAAAGGTTCTACAGTGAAAGACGTGGCAGGTAAACTTCACCGTGAATTTGTCAGGAATTTCAGGCATGCAAAAGTCTGGGGATCATCAGTAAAATTTGAAGGTCAAAAAGTTGGACTGGATCATGTGATGAATGATGGTGATGTTTTAAGGATAATTGTTAAAAAGAAATAA